One genomic window of Coffea eugenioides isolate CCC68of chromosome 1, Ceug_1.0, whole genome shotgun sequence includes the following:
- the LOC113772778 gene encoding subtilisin-like protease SBT1.5, with protein MSQFWALFPVTFLVFILASVESSSGETDAQTYIIRIQNDLKPSAFSDPEEWYSATLQSLDSTSQAFDQEPKISHTRKKSQDFLHAYKTVFHGFSARLTLKQVQELKNRPGVLAVLPDKLRQLQTTRSPQFLGISSSDNPAGLLKDSDSGSNIVIGLLDTGIWPEHRSFHDEGLGPIPSHWKGECTEGEKFTKNHCNKKIIGARYFASGYEARNGRMDQSIEVMSPRDTDGHGTHTAATAAGRAVSNATLLGFATGVAAGMAPKARIAVYKICWKRGCMESDILAAFDKAVEDGVDVISISVGGGAATYNLDPIAIGAFGAMEKGVFVSASAGNEGPNKFTVTNVAPWITSVGASTIDRKFPANLVLKDGQVLRGSAIYHGHRSFQRTPLPLIYGGNASIDLSHGTPGHFSSFSAGICMPGSLDTKKVKGKIVVCDRGGSPRVAKGEVVRMAGGLGVIVANVAPLGEGLIADAHLIPGLALGESDGNNVRAYINSTPDPRATMVFRGTQVGVKPAPVVASFSSRGPNGESIYVLKPDIIAPGVNILAAWPDGVSPTELPTDTRRTNFNIVSGTSMSCPHVSGIAALLKGAHPDWSPAMTRSALMTTAYMHDRDGRPLLDETSYQESTVWDTGAGHVNPEKALDPGLVYDLSSIDFVNFLCASNYSREAIKEITRHGAKCPRKHNMPWDINYPAIVVVFDKTEMSDFNLNVTRTVTNVGEGASSYSVVVTNPKGSRVSVNPPKMDFSTRGQKQSFVVQIKGDKLEVAPGNAVTEWGMVTWSDGKHQVGSPVVVVWRDVF; from the coding sequence ATGAGTCAGTTTTGGGCACTTTTTCCTGTCACTTTCCTCGTGTTCATCCTTGCTTCTGTTGAAAGTAGCAGTGGTGAAACAGATGCTCAAACCTACATCATCAGAATCCAAAATGACTTAAAACCATCTGCGTTTTCTGATCCTGAAGAATGGTACAGTGCTACTCTTCAAAGCCTGGATTCAACTTCACAGGCATTTGATCAAGAGCCTAAAATTTCCCATACAAGAAAAAAATCCCAAGATTTCCTCCATGCctacaaaactgtttttcatgGCTTCTCTGCTAGACTCACGCTAAAACAGGTGCAAGAGCTCAAAAACCGCCCTGGTGTTCTTGCTGTATTACCTGACAAACTTCGCCAACTCCAAACCACCCGGTCACCTCAATTTCTAGGAATTTCATCTTCTGACAACCCAGCTGGGCTCTTGAAAGATTCTGATTCAGGATCTAATATTGTGATAGGACTTTTAGACACCGGTATTTGGCCTGAACATCGGAGTTTTCATGATGAAGGCCTCGGTCCTATCCCGAGTCACTGGAAAGGCGAGTGCACTGAAGGTGAAAAGTTCACGAAAAACCATTGCAACAAGAAGATCATCGGTGCTCGGTACTTTGCCTCTGGTTATGAAGCTAGAAATGGCAGAATGGACCAGAGCATTGAGGTAATGTCTCCGCGGGACACTGACGGCCATGGCACTCACACAGCTGCCACAGCTGCAGGAAGAGCAGTTAGCAATGCCACCTTACTTGGTTTCGCCACAGGCGTCGCCGCAGGGATGGCTCCCAAAGCACGTATTGCAGTGTACAAAATATGCTGGAAAAGAGGTTGTATGGAATCTGATATCCTTGCAGCTTTTGATAAGGCTGTTGAGGATGGTGTCGACGTCATTTCCATCTCCGTTGGCGGCGGAGCTGCAACCTACAATCTCGATCCAATTGCAATTGGGGCCTTTGGGGCTATGGAGAAAGGTGTTTTTGTTTCTGCTTCTGCAGGAAATGAAGGTCCAAACAAGTTTACAGTCACAAACGTGGCTCCCTGGATCACTAGTGTTGGTGCTAGCACAATTGACCGAAAATTCCCAGCCAATCTTGTGCTTAAAGATGGGCAAGTACTAAGAGGATCAGCCATATATCATGGCCACCGCTCTTTCCAAAGAACACCTTTACCATTGATATATGGGGGAAATGCCTCCATAGATTTAAGCCATGGTACTCCTGGTCATTTTAGTAGCTTCTCTGCCGGTATTTGCATGCCTGGCTCTCTTGACACAAAGAAAGTAAAGGGAAAGATAGTGGTGTGTGATCGAGGTGGCTCTCCACGCGTTGCAAAAGGAGAAGTTGTGAGGATGGCTGGTGGATTAGGTGTAATTGTCGCCAATGTTGCACCACTAGGCGAAGGTCTCATCGCAGATGCCCACTTAATCCCAGGACTAGCTCTGGGTGAATCAGATGGTAATAATGTTCGGGCATATATAAACTCAACCCCTGATCCTCGAGCAACGATGGTTTTCCGAGGGACACAGGTCGGAGTAAAACCGGCGCCGGTGGTCGCATCATTCTCGTCTAGGGGTCCCAATGGTGAATCAATCTATGTTCTCAAGCCAGATATCATTGCGCCAGGTGTCAACATCTTAGCAGCATGGCCGGATGGCGTGTCACCTACTGAGCTACCCACGGACACGCGTCGTACAAATTTTAACATAGTTTCAGGAACTTCCATGTCTTGTCCTCACGTGTCTGGCATAGCAGCGTTGCTCAAAGGAGCACATCCTGACTGGTCACCGGCGATGACCCGATCAGCTCTTATGACAACGGCATACATGCATGATCGCGATGGCAGGCCTCTACTAGACGAAACATCGTACCAGGAATCCACAGTCTGGGATACGGGTGCAGGCCATGTAAACCCTGAGAAAGCACTTGATCCAGGCCTGGTATATGATTTGTCATCCATTGATTTCGTGAATTTTCTCTGTGCCTCTAATTACAGCCGTGAGGCAATTAAAGAAATTACTCGACATGGTGCAAAGTGCCCACGGAAGCATAACATGCCTTGGGATATAAATTATCCTGCGATTGTGGTAGTATTTGACAAAACAGAGATGTCTGATTTTAATCTTAATGTCACAAGAACTGTGACGAATGTCGGGGAAGGGGCATCTAGCTACAGCGTGGTGGTAACAAATCCCAAAGGTTCGAGAGTCAGTGTCAATCCACCAAAGATGGATTTTAGCACAAGAGGGCAAAAACAGAGTTTTGTGGTTCAAATTAAAGGTGACAAGTTGGAGGTGGCACCAGGGAATGCGGTGACTGAGTGGGGTATGGTGACATGGTCCGACGGTAAGCACCAAGTAGGATCACCTGTAGTTGTAGTTTGGAGGGATGTGTTTTAA